From Candidatus Micropelagos thuwalensis, the proteins below share one genomic window:
- a CDS encoding KpsF/GutQ family sugar-phosphate isomerase produces MTLEENTKIKPIDPLDSAARTLDAEIAGLEKLKSTLSKDFEKAVEMLAGVGGRIIVSGMGKSGHIGRKIAATLASTGTPAQFVHPGEASHGDLGMITAQDVVIGLSWSGETPELGNLLSYVKRFKIPLIGMTSNVDSALGVAADVCLTLPKAEEACPYGLAPTTSTTMQLAMGDALAVALLQRRGFTNMDFKSFHPGGKLGSGLMILNDIMVKSDMLPLCEDSMQMSEALMIMTGKGFGCLGVINLEGDLIGVITDGDLRRHMGTDLLDKTAADIMTKDPKTVVDTMLAAEALAMMNDNKIQSLFICEESKPIGFIHLHDLLRAGVG; encoded by the coding sequence ATGACTCTTGAAGAGAACACCAAGATAAAGCCAATCGACCCACTGGACTCTGCGGCGCGTACACTGGACGCCGAGATTGCTGGCCTGGAAAAACTTAAATCAACCCTATCAAAGGATTTTGAGAAAGCTGTTGAGATGCTGGCAGGTGTTGGCGGACGCATTATCGTATCCGGTATGGGAAAAAGTGGACATATAGGTCGTAAAATTGCTGCTACCCTCGCCTCAACGGGGACACCAGCTCAATTTGTACATCCCGGCGAAGCCAGTCACGGCGATTTAGGTATGATTACAGCTCAGGATGTTGTGATAGGACTCTCTTGGTCTGGTGAAACACCTGAACTTGGCAATCTACTCTCCTATGTTAAACGCTTCAAAATTCCGCTTATTGGTATGACTTCAAATGTGGACAGTGCATTAGGCGTTGCCGCAGATGTTTGCCTGACATTACCTAAAGCTGAGGAAGCCTGCCCCTATGGGCTGGCCCCCACCACATCCACCACAATGCAACTCGCTATGGGAGATGCATTGGCAGTAGCGCTTTTACAGCGACGCGGCTTTACCAATATGGATTTCAAAAGCTTCCATCCCGGTGGCAAGCTCGGCTCAGGATTAATGATTTTGAACGACATCATGGTTAAGTCGGACATGCTTCCTCTATGTGAAGACTCTATGCAAATGTCAGAAGCGCTAATGATTATGACCGGCAAGGGCTTTGGGTGCTTGGGTGTTATTAACTTAGAAGGCGATCTAATCGGAGTCATAACTGATGGTGACTTGCGACGTCACATGGGGACTGATTTACTGGATAAAACTGCGGCGGATATCATGACTAAAGACCCAAAAACAGTCGTTGATACAATGCTCGCCGCTGAAGCACTCGCCATGATGAATGACAATAAAATTCAAAGTCTTTTCATTTGTGAGGAGTCAAAACCAATTGGTTTTATCCATCTGCATGATTTACTCCGTGCTGGGGTTGGTTAA
- the msrA gene encoding peptide-methionine (S)-S-oxide reductase MsrA, which produces MMVFNLIRKKTELPSPDEALPGRDMPLNVSGKHFILDTPLVSPWPEGLEFAMFGMGCFWGAERKFWEGAKVFSTQVGYAAGLTPNPIYEEVCSGLTGHNEVVRVVFASDTVSYEKLLQIFWENHDPTQGMAQGNDFGTQYRSGIYTFSEAQKKLALESKAQFGKKLQQAGYGPITTEIIDAPNFYYAEDYHQQYLGKNPNGYCGLGGTGVTCPIGVES; this is translated from the coding sequence ATGATGGTGTTTAATTTGATAAGAAAAAAGACTGAGTTACCAAGCCCGGATGAGGCATTGCCGGGTCGTGATATGCCATTAAATGTGTCGGGTAAGCATTTTATTCTCGATACGCCTTTGGTATCCCCTTGGCCAGAGGGCTTAGAATTTGCCATGTTCGGTATGGGATGTTTTTGGGGAGCCGAGCGCAAATTCTGGGAAGGGGCGAAGGTGTTCTCTACTCAAGTGGGTTATGCTGCTGGCCTAACGCCTAATCCGATTTATGAAGAGGTGTGCTCAGGCCTGACGGGTCATAATGAAGTAGTCAGAGTTGTATTTGCCTCTGACACAGTTAGTTATGAGAAGTTGTTACAAATCTTCTGGGAAAATCATGATCCGACTCAGGGCATGGCACAGGGAAATGATTTTGGCACGCAATATCGCTCAGGCATTTACACATTCTCCGAGGCACAAAAAAAATTGGCGCTTGAGTCTAAAGCACAGTTTGGGAAAAAACTTCAACAGGCAGGCTATGGTCCCATCACAACGGAAATAATTGATGCGCCGAATTTTTATTATGCGGAAGATTACCATCAGCAATATCTAGGTAAAAACCCTAATGGTTATTGCGGGCTGGGCGGAACGGGAGTGACATGTCCCATAGGTGTCGAAAGTTAG
- a CDS encoding ABC transporter ATP-binding protein: protein MLQVEAVTKTFDDLVALDKVDLSLKQGRSLALIGPAAAGKSVLLKCLVGLYAPSEGVIRIDGQEVGTAAQRPKALSHRIGMLFQQNALFDSLTVWENIAFRLMADGLGRRAARAQAEALLPKVGLPEENAILTPADLSGGMQKRVGLARAIATDPDILLLDNPTAGLDPILAAKIDRMIKGLVDKKGATVISVTGNMVNIHEAYDEIAVLHEGCLRWHGNSEQAREDQNPWLRQLLEGRRDGPIETIQSDISICETV from the coding sequence ATGTTGCAGGTTGAAGCTGTCACCAAGACGTTTGATGACCTCGTTGCATTAGACAAGGTTGATTTGTCTTTAAAACAAGGGCGCTCGCTTGCACTTATCGGGCCAGCGGCGGCGGGTAAGTCTGTACTTTTAAAATGTCTTGTTGGTCTTTATGCCCCTTCAGAGGGTGTCATTAGAATTGATGGTCAAGAGGTTGGGACAGCAGCACAAAGACCAAAAGCACTTAGTCATCGTATTGGCATGTTGTTTCAACAAAATGCCCTTTTTGACAGTTTGACAGTTTGGGAAAATATTGCTTTCAGACTAATGGCAGACGGGTTGGGACGACGTGCGGCACGCGCACAGGCCGAAGCTTTATTGCCCAAAGTCGGCCTTCCAGAGGAAAATGCCATTTTAACTCCTGCTGACTTATCAGGGGGTATGCAAAAAAGAGTCGGGCTAGCACGTGCGATTGCCACGGATCCGGATATTTTATTGCTTGATAACCCAACTGCTGGTCTTGATCCGATTTTGGCGGCGAAAATAGATCGTATGATCAAAGGGCTTGTCGATAAAAAAGGTGCGACTGTGATTTCTGTTACCGGAAACATGGTTAATATTCATGAGGCTTATGATGAAATTGCCGTCTTGCACGAAGGATGTTTGCGCTGGCATGGCAATTCTGAACAAGCGCGGGAAGATCAAAACCCTTGGCTAAGACAGCTACTTGAGGGGCGAAGGGATGGCCCTATTGAAACAATACAGTCGGATATAAGCATCTGCGAGACAGTTTGA
- a CDS encoding ABC transporter ATP-binding protein, translating to MAEMVARETLKTVDVVELCHRYTNNGDLTHKTLDGVSLSLEAGELVSLIGPNGAGKTTLLKCLAGLLTPDAGQILYDGREDVLSDSYKRAKMIAYLPQFQALHWPVLARELVALGRLPHGESFQARQNDEIKIYEAMQRCGADAYADKSVLSLSGGEQAMILMARLLATDADVLLVDEPFTSLDPERQLHLSALLQEEVHRGKLVVTIVHDLTLAARLSDRLVLMNKGRVEAMGNPENVLSEKNLSSVFNVNAEFGRTDKGPYIIPSIKVTGDEKNVAG from the coding sequence ATGGCAGAAATGGTAGCGCGTGAAACTCTAAAGACTGTAGATGTTGTTGAGTTGTGTCATCGCTATACAAACAATGGCGATTTAACACATAAAACTCTTGATGGCGTATCCCTTAGCTTAGAAGCTGGAGAGCTTGTCAGTTTAATTGGCCCGAATGGGGCGGGTAAAACAACTTTACTTAAATGTCTTGCAGGTTTGTTGACACCTGATGCGGGGCAAATTTTATATGATGGGCGTGAGGATGTTTTGTCCGATTCCTATAAGCGCGCCAAAATGATTGCCTATCTACCCCAATTTCAAGCTTTGCATTGGCCTGTTTTGGCGCGAGAACTTGTCGCCCTCGGACGCTTACCGCATGGAGAGAGTTTCCAAGCGCGTCAAAATGATGAGATAAAAATTTATGAGGCCATGCAACGTTGCGGAGCAGATGCCTATGCGGATAAATCCGTTCTGTCATTATCTGGAGGAGAGCAGGCTATGATTTTGATGGCGCGTCTGCTCGCCACTGATGCAGATGTTTTGTTGGTGGATGAGCCGTTTACTTCGCTTGACCCAGAGCGCCAATTACACCTTTCAGCGCTTTTGCAAGAAGAAGTGCATAGAGGCAAGCTTGTCGTGACCATTGTCCATGACCTTACCCTTGCTGCGCGTTTAAGTGACCGGCTTGTATTGATGAATAAAGGCAGAGTTGAAGCAATGGGTAACCCTGAAAATGTTTTGTCTGAGAAAAACTTATCATCTGTATTTAATGTAAATGCAGAATTTGGCAGGACCGATAAAGGGCCTTATATTATACCATCAATAAAAGTCACTGGAGATGAAAAAAATGTTGCAGGTTGA
- a CDS encoding cobalamin-binding protein has translation MRIVSLLPSATELVCALGFQQNLVGRSHECDWPLGLNNLPILTQPKMNPMARAATIDADVRRLVEQGVSVYMLDADKLADLAPDVIVTQSQCELCAVSLDEVETALKDWMGSHRVPPKLVSLEPMTLDDVMTDIRNLSVALKCEARGEALVKKMSLGFKNLAEAVSGEERKSVFFMEWTAPLMGAGNWMPEIISYGGGDVVLGESGHHSPAVVWDDIHAADPDVIIVGPCGFDVERAREELRSLTDNSSWQSLRAVQDGEVYIANGNHFYNRPGPRLLESAIIIAEILNPNCVPKIDNPERWQKW, from the coding sequence TTGAGAATTGTTTCCCTTCTCCCAAGCGCAACGGAATTGGTTTGTGCTTTGGGGTTTCAGCAAAACCTTGTGGGCCGGTCACATGAATGTGACTGGCCCCTCGGCCTGAATAATCTGCCGATTCTAACCCAGCCAAAAATGAACCCCATGGCGCGTGCCGCTACGATAGATGCTGATGTCAGGCGTCTCGTGGAACAGGGTGTTTCTGTTTATATGCTGGATGCTGATAAGCTTGCTGATTTGGCGCCGGATGTGATTGTCACTCAGTCTCAATGTGAGCTTTGTGCCGTCAGTCTTGATGAGGTTGAGACAGCTTTAAAAGATTGGATGGGATCGCATCGCGTGCCGCCAAAGCTGGTATCACTTGAGCCAATGACGCTTGATGATGTGATGACGGATATTCGAAACCTATCCGTAGCTCTGAAATGTGAAGCACGCGGGGAAGCGCTTGTTAAGAAGATGAGTTTAGGGTTCAAGAACCTCGCTGAAGCGGTCTCTGGTGAGGAAAGAAAATCTGTTTTCTTCATGGAATGGACTGCGCCGCTTATGGGAGCAGGTAACTGGATGCCGGAAATTATTTCATATGGTGGTGGAGATGTTGTGTTGGGTGAAAGCGGGCATCATTCGCCAGCAGTGGTGTGGGATGATATTCATGCTGCTGATCCGGATGTGATTATTGTTGGCCCGTGCGGTTTTGATGTAGAGCGGGCGCGCGAGGAACTCAGATCTTTGACAGATAACTCTTCGTGGCAGTCTTTAAGGGCTGTACAGGATGGCGAAGTTTATATTGCTAATGGCAACCATTTTTATAATCGACCAGGCCCACGCTTGCTGGAGTCGGCCATCATTATTGCTGAGATTTTAAACCCTAATTGTGTGCCAAAAATTGATAATCCTGAAAGATGGCAGAAATGGTAG
- a CDS encoding TonB-dependent receptor domain-containing protein, with protein MIHSRCYLFLICFLPCFFVLLLSPGAYAESVDEVVVSATGIPTKIDQIGSSISVLDEEDFLNYQERHLQNVLQRVSGVSTYSSGGPGTSSNVFLRGLTGKYTVVQLDGIQLNSPVSQQAEWAHITTLGLERIEVLRGSHGVLYGSESVGGVVSMFTAYGGPTRQSLSLEAGSYDSYSASGFAAGSLSSLDYGVALNFSESDGFSSADEDDGNTEDDGYEYMSAVGRFGLALSDNLDLNLSVRYVDSDVNHDNYVPVDSNDTTAFESLNAKLGLAYQVDNLRHEINLLTSKDENKSISAFSTLSTEGTREMFTYLGQFTLSEANQFLFGLEMETEEYNDGSETYEADNQSAHILWQTRPMSDLFLTFAARIDDQEEFGRHETGRVTILKNLTPELKLRANYGTGFRSPSLYEQFGKSIFCQDGLCGNVNLEPEESVSEDIGIIYDNGDGVFLSASIFKITLDNLIGYSNGKYIQQPGESTYEGVELTADWALGDRVNIDANYTYQDPRLSNGSREIRRPRHTLNMNIKANLNDKLTSNLSVLSVRDVIDTNFNAFPSSQVDLEDYNLLNFGVHYQINDYSKIQGKITNLLDEDYQTAFGFGTSDRSFKVGIRFDF; from the coding sequence ATGATACACTCACGTTGTTATTTGTTTTTAATTTGTTTTTTACCCTGCTTTTTTGTTTTGCTTTTATCACCCGGTGCGTATGCGGAGTCGGTTGATGAAGTTGTCGTTTCCGCAACTGGTATACCGACCAAAATCGATCAAATCGGATCATCAATCTCAGTGTTGGATGAGGAAGACTTCCTGAACTATCAGGAACGTCATTTACAAAATGTCTTACAACGTGTCAGCGGGGTGAGCACTTATTCATCTGGTGGTCCAGGTACAAGTTCGAATGTCTTTCTGCGTGGTCTGACAGGAAAATATACGGTCGTACAACTTGACGGAATTCAACTGAACAGCCCAGTCAGTCAACAGGCTGAATGGGCGCATATCACGACATTGGGTCTTGAGCGCATTGAAGTATTACGCGGATCACATGGTGTGCTGTACGGCAGTGAGTCCGTTGGTGGTGTCGTGAGCATGTTTACGGCTTATGGTGGCCCAACGAGGCAGAGCTTGTCTTTGGAAGCCGGCAGCTATGACAGTTATAGTGCGTCCGGTTTTGCGGCAGGAAGTCTTTCCAGTTTAGATTATGGCGTTGCACTCAATTTTTCAGAAAGTGATGGCTTTTCCTCGGCTGATGAAGATGATGGCAATACGGAAGATGACGGCTACGAATATATGTCAGCTGTTGGGCGGTTCGGGTTAGCACTCTCTGACAATCTCGACTTAAATTTATCAGTCCGTTATGTCGATAGTGATGTGAACCATGATAATTATGTCCCTGTCGACTCTAACGATACAACTGCTTTTGAGAGCCTAAACGCCAAACTTGGCCTTGCCTATCAGGTTGATAATCTGCGTCATGAAATAAACTTATTAACATCTAAAGATGAAAACAAATCCATTTCAGCCTTCTCGACACTTTCAACCGAGGGGACACGTGAAATGTTTACCTATCTAGGGCAATTTACGCTGAGTGAAGCAAATCAATTTCTCTTCGGTTTAGAAATGGAAACCGAGGAATATAATGACGGTTCGGAAACTTATGAAGCTGATAATCAGTCGGCTCATATTTTGTGGCAGACCAGGCCAATGTCGGATTTATTTTTGACTTTTGCTGCCCGTATTGATGATCAGGAAGAGTTTGGTCGGCACGAAACAGGTCGTGTGACTATTTTGAAAAATCTGACACCGGAATTAAAGTTACGTGCAAATTACGGAACAGGTTTCCGCTCCCCGAGTTTATATGAGCAGTTTGGTAAAAGTATTTTTTGTCAGGACGGTCTTTGCGGGAATGTTAATCTTGAACCCGAAGAAAGCGTGAGTGAGGATATCGGCATTATCTATGATAATGGGGACGGCGTATTTTTATCGGCGAGTATTTTCAAAATTACGCTTGATAACCTCATTGGTTATTCAAATGGTAAATATATTCAACAACCTGGCGAAAGCACTTATGAGGGGGTTGAACTGACCGCCGATTGGGCGCTGGGAGATCGGGTCAATATTGATGCGAATTACACCTATCAGGACCCTAGACTGTCAAATGGTAGCCGTGAGATTAGACGACCACGTCACACACTTAATATGAATATCAAAGCCAATTTGAACGACAAACTCACCAGTAACCTGTCTGTATTGTCGGTGCGTGACGTTATTGATACCAATTTCAACGCATTTCCGTCTTCTCAGGTGGATTTAGAGGATTACAATCTCTTGAATTTTGGCGTTCATTATCAAATTAATGACTATTCAAAAATTCAGGGTAAGATTACCAATCTTTTGGACGAGGATTACCAGACTGCTTTCGGCTTTGGTACATCAGACAGGTCGTTTAAGGTTGGGATTCGTTTTGACTTCTAA
- a CDS encoding FecCD family ABC transporter permease, whose protein sequence is MQRKESFNMIILIGVLLLVGFASLMFGGEYIPLGDMMRWLIYRDGAVSADETLNALILSEIRAPRLVLAVLIGFALGVSGAAVQGLLQNGLAEPSILGAANSAALGAVLAIYIGLTGTLSFAVPLMASAGALISVVLLFILAGKRGDTLRLILAGFAISAFAGSGISLTLNLSDNYFAALEITYWLLGSLENCSWSHVGLVLPLILIGCGMMLSVGKQLDALILGDDTAFSLGANIMRIRVQLAFGMALAIGGAVAVAGVVGFVGLVAPHIIRPFFGYMPSRALLPSAILGSILLVAADLLIRLLPTMTELKLGVVTALLGVPFFIYLLLRGHGLARSA, encoded by the coding sequence ATGCAACGCAAAGAGTCTTTTAACATGATTATTCTTATCGGCGTATTATTGCTGGTGGGATTTGCGTCTTTAATGTTTGGGGGCGAGTACATTCCTCTTGGGGACATGATGCGTTGGCTTATCTATCGAGATGGTGCTGTTAGTGCTGATGAAACCCTGAATGCTTTGATATTATCAGAGATACGCGCTCCGCGCCTTGTATTAGCTGTGCTCATAGGGTTTGCGTTGGGGGTGAGCGGCGCGGCAGTACAGGGACTTTTACAAAATGGTCTTGCCGAACCGTCCATATTAGGTGCCGCTAACAGCGCTGCATTAGGTGCAGTACTGGCTATTTATATTGGTTTGACGGGAACGCTCTCTTTTGCGGTGCCGCTTATGGCTAGCGCCGGAGCGTTGATATCTGTCGTCCTGCTTTTCATTCTTGCGGGTAAGCGGGGTGATACTTTGCGTCTAATTTTGGCAGGATTTGCAATTAGTGCCTTTGCTGGGTCAGGCATTTCTCTCACTCTTAACTTATCGGACAATTATTTTGCTGCACTTGAAATCACCTATTGGCTGCTTGGATCTTTGGAAAATTGCTCATGGAGTCATGTAGGTCTGGTACTGCCTTTAATCCTTATTGGGTGCGGTATGATGCTTTCAGTCGGAAAACAACTTGATGCGCTTATTTTAGGTGATGATACTGCTTTCAGCCTTGGTGCGAATATTATGCGGATCAGAGTGCAACTTGCATTTGGCATGGCACTAGCAATTGGGGGTGCGGTGGCTGTTGCCGGTGTTGTTGGATTTGTTGGGCTGGTTGCGCCGCATATTATACGCCCGTTTTTTGGTTACATGCCGTCCCGTGCGCTTTTGCCATCTGCCATTTTGGGGTCAATTCTGCTGGTTGCCGCCGATTTACTTATCCGTCTCTTACCAACAATGACGGAATTAAAACTTGGCGTCGTAACGGCATTGTTAGGTGTGCCATTTTTCATCTATTTGCTTTTAAGAGGGCATGGACTCGCCAGATCAGCCTAA
- a CDS encoding ABC transporter substrate-binding protein, producing the protein MVNRKRETLITLLAVIIIFFHTTGMADQSENLRNNKTHLPRVVSLNLCADAYLMAFAKPEQILGLTQQSSDPTLSAFVEEASNFPVSGDRMSNIIEQHPDIIIINNYSPPPNKALMDRLGIKIVKLDAANSYQTARTEILQLGKAIHRLETAKAYLAQLDKELEDARHTKLTYMPSIINYQRRGIVVGETHILDDIIQLAGAQNLGRDSGRTIGPMSLENLIRLQPDYVLSISENDEQTLKAQDRGSEILSHPALQKMFSAERHIFIPQNLTVCAGATTPKAVAHLIETLQSSQLSAETRQISE; encoded by the coding sequence ATGGTAAACCGAAAACGTGAAACTCTTATTACTCTACTGGCTGTGATAATTATTTTTTTTCACACCACTGGCATGGCTGATCAGTCAGAAAATTTGAGAAACAATAAAACACACCTACCGCGTGTAGTTAGCCTCAACCTTTGCGCTGATGCCTATTTAATGGCCTTTGCCAAGCCCGAGCAAATTTTAGGTCTTACACAACAATCCTCAGACCCAACACTATCAGCTTTTGTTGAAGAGGCTTCAAACTTCCCTGTTTCTGGCGATCGCATGTCAAATATCATTGAGCAACATCCGGATATCATTATCATTAATAATTATTCGCCACCGCCCAACAAGGCATTGATGGATAGGCTCGGTATAAAAATTGTTAAACTTGATGCCGCAAATAGCTATCAAACCGCCCGCACAGAAATTCTCCAACTGGGTAAGGCAATTCATCGACTTGAAACTGCTAAGGCTTATCTCGCACAACTCGACAAGGAGTTGGAAGATGCTCGACATACAAAACTCACATATATGCCCAGCATTATAAATTATCAAAGACGTGGCATTGTCGTGGGTGAAACTCACATATTGGACGACATAATCCAGCTCGCCGGCGCACAGAATTTAGGGCGTGATTCCGGAAGAACTATTGGCCCAATGTCTTTGGAAAATCTGATACGTCTACAACCGGATTATGTTTTGAGCATATCTGAAAACGATGAACAAACTCTCAAAGCTCAGGATCGCGGCTCTGAGATACTGAGTCATCCAGCTTTACAAAAAATGTTTAGCGCTGAACGGCATATTTTTATCCCCCAGAATTTAACAGTTTGTGCAGGTGCAACAACGCCAAAAGCTGTGGCTCATCTCATTGAAACTTTACAATCTTCTCAATTAAGTGCCGAGACCCGTCAAATTTCTGAGTAA
- a CDS encoding FadR/GntR family transcriptional regulator, whose amino-acid sequence MDKNTAKRRTDIAAETIGKQIMRGKLSVGQVLPSDQVMCETLCISRTILREALRILGAKGLVKAVPKAGTFVNDTDKWAMLDEDILNWLTNTATTGRLEPLLAEMIDIRLAIEPGAAALTASRALAPDRQRISELFQALKYANTPVLSHEAEAAFIDCILANCHNRFFNSHRILAKTSLKLLFDHTERYKYLSLSAHEAAVRAIINYEPQNARRSMQAILLQVSPIIRNKKNPADESAG is encoded by the coding sequence ATGGATAAAAATACCGCAAAAAGGCGTACTGATATTGCTGCTGAGACCATCGGTAAGCAAATTATGAGAGGAAAACTCTCTGTTGGACAAGTTTTACCTAGTGATCAGGTCATGTGCGAGACACTCTGCATCTCGCGCACAATTTTACGCGAAGCATTACGCATTTTGGGCGCAAAGGGACTGGTCAAAGCTGTCCCGAAAGCAGGCACATTTGTTAATGATACAGATAAATGGGCCATGCTGGACGAAGATATTTTAAACTGGCTTACAAATACCGCCACAACCGGGCGTCTGGAACCCCTTTTGGCGGAAATGATTGATATTCGTCTTGCTATTGAACCAGGGGCAGCCGCACTCACTGCTTCCCGCGCACTTGCCCCCGATCGTCAGAGAATATCCGAGTTATTTCAAGCACTTAAATATGCTAACACCCCAGTTCTTAGCCATGAAGCAGAAGCCGCTTTTATCGACTGTATTTTAGCGAATTGCCATAATCGTTTTTTCAATAGCCACCGTATTTTAGCAAAAACCAGCCTAAAATTGCTTTTTGATCATACGGAGAGATACAAATACTTATCTCTTTCTGCTCATGAAGCCGCCGTTCGGGCCATAATAAACTATGAACCCCAAAATGCGCGGCGAAGCATGCAGGCCATTCTGCTTCAAGTATCTCCAATTATCCGAAACAAAAAAAACCCTGCTGATGAGTCAGCAGGGTAA
- a CDS encoding putative plasmid recombinase protein, whose amino-acid sequence MSFKFEIFTKRLITLIVLAVMFISFGNSAYATPMGLRNMDTNNDGKITRHEFTAKINQHFAKIDRNNDGVIQHKELKTFHATKFEKMDRDNNGYLDKKDRPTRHMYEKKGHH is encoded by the coding sequence ATGTCTTTTAAGTTTGAAATTTTTACAAAGCGTTTGATTACCCTAATTGTTCTGGCTGTCATGTTTATAAGCTTCGGTAATTCAGCTTATGCTACCCCAATGGGCCTTAGAAATATGGACACCAATAATGACGGTAAAATCACACGACATGAATTTACCGCCAAAATCAACCAACATTTTGCTAAAATAGATCGAAATAATGACGGTGTGATACAGCATAAAGAGCTAAAAACATTTCACGCCACAAAATTTGAAAAAATGGATCGCGACAATAATGGTTATCTCGATAAAAAAGATAGACCCACCAGACATATGTATGAGAAGAAAGGTCACCACTAG
- a CDS encoding sigma-70 family RNA polymerase sigma factor — translation MSKPSDEDLMSAIAKGDLKAFNLLTSRHLKMVYAIALQRLKHPSDAEEVTQDVFTRLWQNAPKWEAEAKISTWLYRVCVNRAIDMLRRRKPMTDINDVPEIPDTADNALQTLEIKDRKAQLEKALGNLTNEQRDAIQLVYFSEMRQQEAADSLGLNLAALESLLRRARKKLHTVLDGNYEELY, via the coding sequence TTGTCTAAACCTAGCGACGAAGACTTAATGTCTGCGATTGCAAAAGGCGACCTGAAGGCCTTCAACCTGCTGACCTCGAGACATTTGAAGATGGTTTACGCGATAGCATTGCAGAGATTAAAGCACCCAAGTGATGCTGAAGAGGTGACTCAGGATGTTTTTACCCGCCTCTGGCAAAATGCACCTAAATGGGAAGCCGAGGCCAAAATCAGTACATGGCTGTACCGTGTTTGCGTCAACCGTGCGATAGATATGTTACGACGCCGGAAGCCTATGACCGATATTAATGATGTTCCCGAGATACCAGATACTGCAGATAACGCACTTCAGACCTTGGAAATCAAAGACAGGAAAGCACAGCTAGAAAAAGCACTAGGCAACTTAACAAATGAACAGCGAGACGCAATCCAACTCGTCTATTTTTCCGAAATGAGGCAACAAGAAGCCGCTGACTCGCTGGGTTTAAACCTGGCAGCATTGGAGTCACTTCTGCGCCGCGCCAGAAAAAAACTACACACCGTACTAGATGGAAACTATGAGGAATTATACTAA
- a CDS encoding SDR family NAD(P)-dependent oxidoreductase, protein MDLKDKIAIITGGASGLGEATLRRFVANGAKCAIFDMNEERGAALVEELGDNVIYQQVNVTDEASVGQAIQSLEVAFGPAHICCNYAGIAWAAKTYHPKNGPHPLEDFKRVVDVNLIGTFNVARLAAESMMKNDPITDDGQRGVIINTASVAGYEGQIGQVAYSATKGGVIGMTIVIARDLAELGIRCNTIVPGLIHTPMFDTLPENIFQALENSVLNPQRLGKPDEIAKTAQYLVENDYVNGECIRMDGGIRMTPR, encoded by the coding sequence ATGGATTTAAAAGATAAAATTGCAATCATCACAGGCGGGGCATCCGGTCTGGGCGAGGCGACACTTAGAAGATTTGTCGCTAATGGAGCGAAATGCGCGATTTTTGATATGAATGAAGAGCGCGGGGCGGCACTTGTTGAGGAACTCGGTGATAATGTGATTTACCAGCAGGTAAATGTCACTGATGAAGCCTCTGTTGGTCAAGCAATTCAGAGTCTTGAGGTTGCTTTCGGACCGGCGCATATCTGTTGTAATTATGCTGGTATTGCCTGGGCTGCGAAGACATATCATCCTAAGAACGGGCCGCATCCTCTTGAAGATTTTAAACGTGTTGTAGATGTAAATCTTATCGGCACGTTTAATGTGGCACGTCTTGCCGCTGAGTCGATGATGAAAAATGATCCGATTACTGACGATGGTCAGCGTGGTGTGATAATTAATACGGCATCGGTTGCAGGATATGAAGGCCAAATCGGTCAAGTTGCTTACAGTGCGACTAAGGGTGGAGTTATCGGTATGACAATCGTTATTGCACGGGATTTGGCTGAGCTAGGTATTCGATGCAACACGATTGTGCCAGGCCTTATTCATACACCGATGTTTGATACACTGCCGGAAAATATTTTCCAAGCTCTAGAAAATTCAGTGCTGAATCCTCAACGTCTCGGTAAACCCGATGAGATTGCTAAAACAGCGCAGTATCTAGTGGAAAATGATTATGTAAATGGTGAATGCATCCGCATGGATGGTGGTATAAGAATGACGCCGCGTTAG